TATACCAGTGGTAGAACAGCCGCAACAAGGCTCAGAAATAGGTCGTTTAGTAGGAATTTTAACTAATCGTGATGTGCGGTTTATAGTGGATGAAACTTTGCCTATATCACAATTGATGACCTGTAAAAATTTAGTTACTGCTCGTTCAGATGTATCACCAGAAAAAGCTAAAGAACTATTGCAACAGCATCGAATTGAAAAATTATTAATAACTGATAATAACGGTAATTTTGCTGGATTAATAACTGTGAAAGATATTGAGCAAGCTCAATTAAATCCTTTAGCTACTAAAGATGCACAAGGCAGATTAAGAGTAGGGGCTGCTATTAATGTTGGATCTGACGGTATAGCAAGAGCTGAAGCGCTGATGCAGGAAGGTGTGGATTTATTGGTAGTAGATACCGCTCATGGACATTCACAAAGGGTCTTAGAAGCGGTTAAAACTATTAAACAAATGGCTAATGAGAATATATGTATAATGGCTGGTAATATAGCGACAGCTGAAGCAGCTCACGCTTTAATTGAAGCAGGGGCAGATGCGATTAAAGTAGGTATTGGTCCCGGATCTATTTGTACTACACGTATCGTTGCAGGTGTAGGAGTGCCGCAGTTAAGCGCTATAATGGATGTAGTTTCTGTTGCTAGATCTAAAAATATAGCTGTCATAGCTGATGGTGGTATTAAATCTTCTGGTGATTTTGCTAAAGCAATGGCTGCTGGCGCACAAGCTATTATGATTGGTTCTGTGTTAGCTGGTACTGATGAAAGTCCTGGTGAGGTATATATGTATCAGGGGCGCGCTTATAAGGCTTATAGAGGCATGGGCTCTGTTGGGGCTATGGCACGTGGTTCTGCAGATAGGTATTTTCAAGGTGAAGTACGAGATGAATTAAAATTAGTACCCGAAGGTGTAGAGGGGCAAGTTGCTTATAAAGGTCCTGTATCAGGAGTATTACATCAATTAGCTGGCGGGTTAAAGGCGTCTATGGGTTATACTGGGTCTAAGAATTTACTAGATTTTTATGATAGAGCTAAATTTATACGTATAACCAATGCTGGATTAAAAGAAAGCCATATACATGACATATCTATAACTAGAGAAAGTCCTAATTATTCAGTATAACAAAACTAGGTTAAATGATTAGTTTAACCTAGCTTATTAAGAAGAAAATATTGAGGAATATATAAGGAGATACTTACCATAAATCACTAATAAATGTAGTGCTACGGTAGTTATAATTTACATCAGGTTTTTTAAACTTATGTTTAGATTTGGATTTTTTTTTATGTTTTTTAAAGGTCATCTATTTTCTCCTTATTAGTTAGTTTTAAAAACAACGTTTACTTATGTTATAAGTTCCTTTAATAAATTAAAAGGTAGAATTATGAAATTAGCAGGACGAATTAGTGCAGCTGTAGATGTATTAAAACTTATTGAGCAGCAGAAATTACCTATATCGAAAGCATTATCTAATTGGGGTTTAGCTAATCGTTTTGCTGGAGTAAATGATAGAAGCGCAATTGGTAACATAGTCTATGATGCTTTCCGGTATAAAAGACTTATAACTTATTTTATGGGCGAGATAGAGACTCCTACAACTTTAGCATTTGGTGCTTATTTATTGGCATCTGATAAAACAGCTAAAGCTTTGATAGAAGAGATTAAAAATGATAAATTTTTACTCTATCAGTTAGATGATGATAATATTGATACGTGGGATAGAAGATTTGCAGAAAATGCTCCATTAGAGGAATTTGCTAATATTCCTGATTGGCTTATGGAGCCGTTTAAAAGAGTCTTTAATGATGAATGGGTAATAGAAGCTTTTGCATTATCACAGCGTCCTCCTTTAGATCTGCGAGTTAATACACTAAAGGCAGATAAAAAGAAGGTTATGGCGATGTTAAAAAATGCGACAGAATTAGAGTTCTGTGAAGAGTTAATTCGTTTTCCTTCGGTAATTGGTTCCAACAGACATCCTAATGTTACTAAGGAACAAGGTTATATAAAGGGTTGGTTCGAAATACAAGATTTAGGTTCTCAATTAGTTACAAAATTATTACCGCTTAGGAATAATATCCAGCTTTTAGATTATTGTGCTGGTGCAGGAGGTAAATCATTAGCTTTGTCTGCTTTGATGAAAAATCAAGGTCAAATTTATGCTTATGATGTAGATAAGAATCGTTTAGCACCCATTTATGAAAGAGTTAAGCGAGCTGGCAGTAGAAATATCCAAATTTTACAAAATAAAGATAATTTAGTAAAATTACAAAATAAAATGGATATTATTTTACTTGATGTTCCATGTAGTGGTTCTGGTGTGTGGCGCAGACATCCTGAGTTAAAATGGAAATTGTCTGAAAGATATTTGAATGAAATAAGAGAAAAACAACAGCAGATCCTGTGGGAAGCTCCTATTTATTTAAAAAAGGAACAATCATTTTTAGTATATATTACTTGTTCCATTTTAGAAGAAGAAAATAATTTACAAATACAAAATTTTTTAAAACATCATCCTAATTTTAAACCTTTAGATTTAAGAATATTATGGGATAAATTATTAGCACCAGAAAATATCTGTCCTTTATTTACGCCGGAAGGGGCATTATTTACCCCTAACCGTACATTAAGTGATGGTTTTTTTATTTCTATTTTATCGCAGGGCTAATATTTTATTGAAAATTTTGCTCCATACTACAATAAAAAATAAAATTATTGCCCAAGATGTTACAATGTCAGATAAGAAATGAGCTCCAAATAAGACACGGTTAAAAGAGACAAAGGCTATCCATAGAGAAAAAACAAACAATAATATAGTTCGTAATTGTGATTTGGGCATGCACCATGGTATTAAGATCATAGACATAGCTATTGCGCTTTCAGCAGAAGGAAAAGAATGGCTCTCAATAATAGCATAATTAGCTTTCTCCCAAGCGGCTTGGAAAGGGTAATCACCACCAAATAAAGTAATATCTCTTGGTCTTGATCTTGCAAAATATAATTTTAAGACTTTTATTAAGGATATAGTGATAATTAGATAAAAGCTTAAGATGAAATAAGCTAATTTATAATTTATCAAGTATGATTTGATTGTGTTAATAGGTATTTTTGTATTATAATGTAGGAAAATTACTATAACACAATAGCCTACAATTAATATTGGAGAAAAATAATTGATAAGCCTTAAAATGATTAATATTATATTATCTTTTAAATAAAAATTTTGTAAATCTTCATGAAAAAATTGTTGAGATAACCATATATCTAAATAAGGGTAAAAATGTGCAATAATGCTATAACCAAATAAAATGGTTAAAATAATAATTAATTGTGGTGAAAATTTGTCGTTTAATAATTTCATTAATTGTTCCTATAAAATAATTACGAATAATATAAAATTTTGTTACTTTTTTTACAAAAAAGCTTTAATATAAAAATAATATTTTAATTGCTAAAGGTTATATAGATATGCGAAAAGAAGAAAAGGCAACTCTACTTATTATTGATTTTGGTAGTCAGGTAACCCAGTTGATTGCACGTAGAGTTAGAGAACTACAGGTATATTGTGAAATTATACCTTATCAAAAAGCAGAAGAAGCTTTTAAGTGTATAAATCCTAAGGCAGTTATTTTGTCCGGTAGTCCTCATTCAACTTTAGATATTAATTCTCCTAGGATACCACAAATTATTTTAGATGCCAATATACCTATTTTAGGAAT
The Bartonella sp. DGB1 genome window above contains:
- the guaB gene encoding IMP dehydrogenase gives rise to the protein MAKISEHLALTFDDVLLEPAHSEILPTQVDITTFIGKNIELKLPILSAAMDTVTESSLAIAVAQMGGIGVIHRNLSIKQQAHEVRRVKRFESGMVLNPITATPDMTLGQARQLMKKHGITGIPVVEQPQQGSEIGRLVGILTNRDVRFIVDETLPISQLMTCKNLVTARSDVSPEKAKELLQQHRIEKLLITDNNGNFAGLITVKDIEQAQLNPLATKDAQGRLRVGAAINVGSDGIARAEALMQEGVDLLVVDTAHGHSQRVLEAVKTIKQMANENICIMAGNIATAEAAHALIEAGADAIKVGIGPGSICTTRIVAGVGVPQLSAIMDVVSVARSKNIAVIADGGIKSSGDFAKAMAAGAQAIMIGSVLAGTDESPGEVYMYQGRAYKAYRGMGSVGAMARGSADRYFQGEVRDELKLVPEGVEGQVAYKGPVSGVLHQLAGGLKASMGYTGSKNLLDFYDRAKFIRITNAGLKESHIHDISITRESPNYSV
- a CDS encoding phosphatase PAP2 family protein yields the protein MKLLNDKFSPQLIIILTILFGYSIIAHFYPYLDIWLSQQFFHEDLQNFYLKDNIILIILRLINYFSPILIVGYCVIVIFLHYNTKIPINTIKSYLINYKLAYFILSFYLIITISLIKVLKLYFARSRPRDITLFGGDYPFQAAWEKANYAIIESHSFPSAESAIAMSMILIPWCMPKSQLRTILLFVFSLWIAFVSFNRVLFGAHFLSDIVTSWAIILFFIVVWSKIFNKILALR
- a CDS encoding RsmB/NOP family class I SAM-dependent RNA methyltransferase; its protein translation is MKLAGRISAAVDVLKLIEQQKLPISKALSNWGLANRFAGVNDRSAIGNIVYDAFRYKRLITYFMGEIETPTTLAFGAYLLASDKTAKALIEEIKNDKFLLYQLDDDNIDTWDRRFAENAPLEEFANIPDWLMEPFKRVFNDEWVIEAFALSQRPPLDLRVNTLKADKKKVMAMLKNATELEFCEELIRFPSVIGSNRHPNVTKEQGYIKGWFEIQDLGSQLVTKLLPLRNNIQLLDYCAGAGGKSLALSALMKNQGQIYAYDVDKNRLAPIYERVKRAGSRNIQILQNKDNLVKLQNKMDIILLDVPCSGSGVWRRHPELKWKLSERYLNEIREKQQQILWEAPIYLKKEQSFLVYITCSILEEENNLQIQNFLKHHPNFKPLDLRILWDKLLAPENICPLFTPEGALFTPNRTLSDGFFISILSQG